From the Labrys wisconsinensis genome, the window CCCTGCCGGAGCGCGACCTCGGCGCCGAGACCATCGACGGCCTCGGCCTCGCCGGGCCGGAGCGATGGGTGCGCTCGCTGACCGGCGCGCTCAAGCTGCTGCGCTGAGCGGCTTCTCAGCGGCGCTTCGGCGCCGGGCCGGTGCTGCCGCGGACGATCAGCCGGATCGGCAATTCACGCTGGCGCAGATGGCGTCGCTGCAGCGGCGAGGCCAGGATGTAATCGGCCGCGTGCCGCCCCATGTCGCGCGCCGGCACTTCCAGGGTGCTGAGCTCGGGGACGGTCAGCTCGGCGATCTCCAGATTGTCGAAGCCGAGGATGGAGACGTCGCCGGGGACGGCGATGCGCTCCTCCTGGCAGTACTTGATCGCTCCGGCGGCGAGGATGTCGCTGCCGCAGAACACCGCGGTCGGCGGCTCGGCCGCGGTCATCAGGGTCCTCATCCCGCTCCGGCCGTTGCCGAAGGCATAGGCGGCCTCGATGACCGGGACCGCCGCCGGATCTAGCCCCGAGCGCGCGACCTCGTCGCGGAAGCCGGCGAGGCGGCCCTCGGCGCGGTCGTTGTCCTGGGTGATGCCCGCGATCATCGCCAGGCGGCGGTGCCCGAGGTCGATGAGGAAGCGGGCGGCGGTGCGCCCGGCCTTCTCGTTGTCGAAGCCGATCGCCGCCCCCGTTGCCGTCGGGGCGCAGGTATAGGTGAAGACATAGGCGATGCGCTTGTGCTCGAGCAGGGCGAGGGTCTGCGGCTTGTGCCGGGTGCCGACCAGCACGATCGATTCGGCGCCGCGCTCGGCGAGCAGGCGGGCCTGATCGAGCTCCAGGTCGAGGTCGTAGACGGAGGTGTTGATGATCAGCGACACGTCCTTCTCGGCCAGGCGGCCCTGCAGCCCGTCGACCATGGTGGCGTAGATGGCGTGGTCGAGCGTCGGGATGATGGCGCCGACCAGCCGGGTGCGGGTGGAGCGCAAGGCGCGAGCGGAGCCGTTGGGGACATAGCCGAGCTCGGCCGCGGCTTGCCTCACCCGGTCCCGGACGCTGCGCCCGACCGTCGGATTGCCGTTCAGCACCCGCGAGACCGTCGCCGGCGAGCAGCCGGCGAGCCGGGCGACATCGAC encodes:
- a CDS encoding LacI family DNA-binding transcriptional regulator codes for the protein MDSDGGDAKLVDVARLAGCSPATVSRVLNGNPTVGRSVRDRVRQAAAELGYVPNGSARALRSTRTRLVGAIIPTLDHAIYATMVDGLQGRLAEKDVSLIINTSVYDLDLELDQARLLAERGAESIVLVGTRHKPQTLALLEHKRIAYVFTYTCAPTATGAAIGFDNEKAGRTAARFLIDLGHRRLAMIAGITQDNDRAEGRLAGFRDEVARSGLDPAAVPVIEAAYAFGNGRSGMRTLMTAAEPPTAVFCGSDILAAGAIKYCQEERIAVPGDVSILGFDNLEIAELTVPELSTLEVPARDMGRHAADYILASPLQRRHLRQRELPIRLIVRGSTGPAPKRR